In Rhodococcus pseudokoreensis, the DNA window GAACTGCTCAACGAACGCAAGGGCGAACTCGCCGAGATCATCACCGCCGAACACGGCAAGGTCGTCTCCGACGCACTGGGTGAAGTCTCCCGCGGCCAGGAAGTCGTCGAATTCGCCTGCGGCATCGCCCACCTCCTCAAGGGCGGCATGACCGAAAACGCCTCCACCAACGTCGACGTCTCCTCCCTCCGCCAACCCGTCGGCCCCGTCGGCATCATCTCCCCCTTCAACTTCCCCGCCATGGTCCCGATGTGGTTCTTCCCCATCGCCATCGCCACCGGCAACACCGTCGTTCTCAAGCCGTCGGAGAAGGACCCCACCGCCGCCATCTGGATGGCCGAACTGTGGGCCGAAGCAGGACTCCCCGCGGGGGTGTTCAACGTGCTGCAGGGTGACAAGACCTCCGTCGACGAACTCCTCACCAACCCCGCCATCAAGGCCATCAGCTTCGTGGGGTCCACCCCCATCGCCCAGTACGTCTACGCCACCGGCACCGCCCACGGCAAACGCGTCCAGGCACTCGGCGGCGCGAAGAACCACGCCATCGTCCTCCCCGACGCCGACCTCGACCTCGCCGCCGACGCCATGGTCAACGCCGGCTTCGGCTCCGCCGGTGAACGCTGCATGGCCATCTCCGCCCTCGTCGCCGTCGGCGACATCGCCGACGAGTTGGTCGCCAAGATCACCGAACGCACCAACACGCTCAAGATCGGCGACGGCACCAAGGACTCCGACATGGGACCGCTGGTGACCAAGGTGCACCGCGACAAGGTCGCGTCCTACATCGACGCCGGCGAGAACGACGGCGCCACCATCGTCGTCGACGGCCGCACCGTGCAGGCCGACGGCGGCGCGGACGGATTCTGGCTCGGACCCACCCTCATCGACCACGTCACCACCGACATGAGCGTGTACACCGACGAGATCTTCGGACCCGTCCTGTCCGTCATCCGCGTCGACTCCTACGACGAAGCCCTCGAACTGGTGAACTCCAGCCCGTTCGGCAACGGCACCGCCATCTTCACCAACGACGGCGGCGCCGCACGCCGGTTCCAGAACGAGGTCGAGGTCGGCATGGTCGGCATCAACGTGCCCATCCCCGTCCCGATGGCCTACTACTCCTTCGGGGGCTGGAAGAACTCCCTGTTCGGTGACACCCACGCCCACGGAGCCGAAGGCGTGCACTTCTTCACCCGAGGCAAAGTCGTCACCACCCGCTGGCTCGACCCCAGCCACGGCGGCCTCAACCTCGGATTCCCCCAGAACGCGTAAGGAACCTCTCCCATGAGCGCACACCTTTCACTCCCCCGTTTCGCCAGCATCGGGGCCGGAGCAGTCGACGAGATCGGCTCGGTCGTCGACCAATTGGGTCTGCAGAGACCGGTCCTCGTCACCGACTCCTACCTCGTCGGCACCGGCGCGGCCGACCGGGTGATGGCCCTCCTCAGGTCGGCGGGCAAGGACCCGGCCCTGTTCGACGGCACGGTG includes these proteins:
- a CDS encoding CoA-acylating methylmalonate-semialdehyde dehydrogenase, producing the protein MAVISHWFDNKTFPGTSGNTAPVTNPATGAVTGQVALASVEDARAVIDAAAAAFPTWRDTSLAKRTQIIFKFRELLNERKGELAEIITAEHGKVVSDALGEVSRGQEVVEFACGIAHLLKGGMTENASTNVDVSSLRQPVGPVGIISPFNFPAMVPMWFFPIAIATGNTVVLKPSEKDPTAAIWMAELWAEAGLPAGVFNVLQGDKTSVDELLTNPAIKAISFVGSTPIAQYVYATGTAHGKRVQALGGAKNHAIVLPDADLDLAADAMVNAGFGSAGERCMAISALVAVGDIADELVAKITERTNTLKIGDGTKDSDMGPLVTKVHRDKVASYIDAGENDGATIVVDGRTVQADGGADGFWLGPTLIDHVTTDMSVYTDEIFGPVLSVIRVDSYDEALELVNSSPFGNGTAIFTNDGGAARRFQNEVEVGMVGINVPIPVPMAYYSFGGWKNSLFGDTHAHGAEGVHFFTRGKVVTTRWLDPSHGGLNLGFPQNA